The Chryseobacterium nakagawai genome has a segment encoding these proteins:
- a CDS encoding anti-sigma factor gives MNTKEYISSGIIESYILGHASLDEAGILECVMKNNAEVKAAFEEAQKTLEDLATAQAVTPPGELKSKIWNAIQEKQTIEEKIPSIPLSNPISKDQEEGKAKGEIQKNINWKAYAVAASVLFLVSIAGNLFWMNSHSSTKQEMTKLAAEKQSQDAVMKKMDQKLNMFSNPDMQMVMLKGVEKHQDAKAMVFWDKKTKEVYLNAENLPKAPTGMQYQLWAIEDGKPVNAGMYSENKDSEIALATISKAQAFAITLEKEGGSIAPTMENMYVMGGI, from the coding sequence TTGAACACTAAAGAATACATATCATCCGGAATTATAGAATCTTATATTCTAGGCCATGCTTCTCTTGACGAAGCAGGGATTTTGGAGTGTGTGATGAAAAATAATGCCGAAGTTAAAGCTGCTTTTGAAGAAGCACAAAAGACTTTGGAAGATTTGGCTACAGCTCAGGCTGTAACACCTCCTGGTGAACTGAAATCTAAAATATGGAACGCGATTCAGGAGAAGCAGACGATTGAAGAAAAAATACCTTCTATTCCGCTATCTAATCCAATATCGAAAGATCAGGAGGAAGGCAAAGCCAAAGGAGAAATTCAGAAGAATATTAATTGGAAAGCCTATGCTGTTGCAGCATCTGTTTTATTCCTTGTAAGTATTGCAGGCAATTTATTTTGGATGAATAGCCATTCTTCAACAAAACAAGAAATGACAAAACTGGCAGCCGAAAAACAATCTCAGGATGCTGTTATGAAAAAGATGGATCAGAAACTGAATATGTTCTCTAATCCGGATATGCAGATGGTGATGTTAAAAGGTGTAGAAAAGCATCAGGACGCCAAAGCAATGGTTTTCTGGGATAAGAAAACGAAAGAAGTTTACCTCAATGCAGAGAATCTTCCTAAAGCTCCTACAGGTATGCAGTATCAGCTTTGGGCTATTGAAGACGGAAAGCCTGTAAATGCAGGAATGTATTCTGAAAATAAAGATAGCGAGATTGCATTGGCTACCATTTCAAAAGCACAGGCTTTTGCCATCACGCTTGAAAAAGAAGGTGGAAGTATTGCTCCTACCATGGAAAATATGTATGTAATGGGAGGAATATAG
- a CDS encoding RNA polymerase sigma factor encodes MGRKIKAIKTTCSEEELIVLLKEKNENGFHYLYDHYSGALYGVVLRIVQSKEYTEEVLQDVFVKIWNSIHQYDASKGRFYTWMINIARNTAIDYLKSKGFQNELKNQSLPDFVYNTAELSTQNNSSDYIGFNNVLKGLEVDKQELINLAYYQGYTQHEISEKLKIPLGTVKTKMRNALMKLKDLLKDYQ; translated from the coding sequence TTGGGTAGAAAAATAAAAGCTATTAAAACAACCTGCTCAGAAGAGGAACTTATCGTTTTACTAAAAGAAAAAAACGAAAATGGTTTTCATTATCTGTATGACCACTACTCCGGTGCGTTGTATGGGGTTGTTCTTCGTATTGTTCAGTCTAAAGAATATACAGAAGAAGTCCTCCAGGATGTTTTTGTTAAAATTTGGAATTCTATTCATCAATATGATGCTTCTAAAGGAAGGTTTTATACCTGGATGATCAATATTGCTCGTAATACAGCAATTGATTATTTGAAATCTAAAGGATTTCAGAACGAACTTAAAAACCAATCTCTTCCCGATTTCGTATATAACACTGCAGAGCTTTCAACACAGAATAACTCATCCGATTATATTGGATTTAATAATGTGCTGAAAGGGCTGGAAGTTGACAAGCAGGAACTTATTAATCTTGCTTACTATCAGGGATATACCCAGCATGAAATATCCGAGAAACTGAAGATACCGCTGGGAACTGTAAAAACGAAAATGCGGAATGCATTGATGAAATTAAAGGATTTGTTAAAAGATTATCAATAA
- the metE gene encoding 5-methyltetrahydropteroyltriglutamate--homocysteine S-methyltransferase produces MQTHILGYPRIGSKRELKKACEQYWSGKIVLEELLTVGRAICSQNWNLQKEAGIDLIPCNDFSYYDQVLDMSLVVGAIPTRYHEVALKKNNSELDLYFAMARGYQKDELDITAMEMTKWFDTNYHYIVPEFYKNQQFKLTSDKIFNEFAGAKQAGINAKPVIIGLVSYLLLGKEKEEGFDKLDLAHNLLPVYVEIISKLQSQGAQWIQFDEPFLALDINEKAKEVYTFVYAELKRQFPKLTFIVTTYFEGLKNNLALATSLPVNVLHLDLVRNPEQLEDVLHSIPEHLSLSLGIVDGRNIWKNDYKKSLSFIKKATETLGSERILIAPSCSLLHSPCDLDFETSLNAEIKNWLAFAKQKVKEVVTLKELASETSDENILQDFEENKKAVSDRKTSSLIHNENVKLRANAVTGKDSQRKNSFHIRKEEQQKALQLPLFPTTTIGSFPQTAEVRTWRAKFKKGELTAEQYDALLKEETQRTIRWQESIGIDVLVHGEYERNDMVEYFGEQLNGFTFTKNGWVQSYGSRCVKPPIIFGDVSRPEPMTVYWSQYAQSQTNQWVKGMLTGPVTILQWSFVRDDQPRSETCKQIALAIRDEVQDLEKAGIRIIQIDEPAIREGLPLRKTDWQNYLKWAVEAFKISASGVEDATQIHTHMCYSEFNDIIKNIADMDADVITIECSRSQMELLHAFADFKYPNEIGPGVYDIHSPRVPSKEEMIELLKKAQDVIPASQLWVNPDCGLKTRHWEETEKALIAMVAAAKEASVEYAS; encoded by the coding sequence ATGCAAACTCACATTTTGGGCTATCCGCGTATTGGTAGCAAAAGAGAACTTAAAAAAGCCTGCGAACAATATTGGTCAGGTAAAATTGTTTTGGAAGAACTTCTTACCGTAGGAAGAGCCATCTGCAGTCAAAACTGGAACCTTCAGAAAGAAGCCGGAATTGATCTTATTCCATGTAATGATTTCTCTTATTACGATCAGGTTCTGGATATGAGTCTGGTAGTAGGTGCTATTCCAACGCGCTATCATGAAGTAGCCCTTAAAAAAAATAATTCTGAATTGGATCTTTATTTTGCCATGGCAAGAGGATACCAGAAAGATGAATTAGATATCACAGCCATGGAAATGACCAAATGGTTTGATACCAATTATCACTACATCGTTCCTGAATTTTATAAAAACCAGCAATTCAAACTTACTTCAGATAAGATTTTCAATGAATTTGCAGGCGCCAAACAGGCGGGAATCAATGCAAAACCTGTGATTATCGGTCTCGTTTCTTATCTGCTTTTAGGAAAAGAGAAGGAAGAAGGATTTGATAAACTGGATCTTGCCCACAATCTTCTTCCGGTCTATGTTGAGATTATCTCAAAACTACAAAGTCAAGGTGCTCAATGGATTCAGTTTGATGAACCCTTTTTAGCATTAGATATCAATGAAAAAGCAAAAGAAGTCTATACTTTTGTATATGCTGAACTTAAAAGACAGTTTCCAAAGCTTACATTCATTGTAACCACTTATTTTGAAGGATTAAAGAATAATTTAGCTCTTGCTACATCATTACCTGTAAATGTTCTGCATCTTGATCTGGTAAGAAATCCTGAACAACTTGAAGATGTTCTTCATTCTATTCCTGAACATCTGAGCTTATCTCTTGGAATCGTAGACGGCAGAAATATCTGGAAAAATGATTACAAAAAATCTTTATCCTTTATCAAAAAAGCAACTGAAACACTTGGATCTGAAAGAATTTTAATCGCTCCGTCATGCTCCCTGCTTCATTCACCATGTGATTTAGACTTTGAAACCAGTCTTAATGCTGAAATCAAAAACTGGCTCGCTTTCGCGAAACAAAAAGTAAAAGAAGTGGTTACCCTGAAAGAATTAGCTTCAGAAACTTCTGATGAGAATATTCTTCAGGATTTTGAAGAAAATAAAAAAGCGGTTTCAGATAGAAAAACATCTTCATTGATTCATAATGAAAATGTAAAACTTAGAGCGAATGCTGTGACTGGGAAAGATTCACAAAGAAAAAATTCATTCCATATCCGCAAAGAAGAGCAACAAAAGGCATTGCAGCTTCCTTTATTCCCCACTACAACCATCGGATCATTTCCACAGACAGCAGAAGTGAGAACCTGGAGAGCGAAATTTAAAAAAGGAGAACTAACGGCAGAACAATACGATGCTTTATTAAAAGAAGAAACCCAAAGAACCATTCGTTGGCAGGAAAGTATCGGAATAGACGTTCTTGTACATGGAGAATATGAGCGTAATGATATGGTGGAATATTTCGGAGAGCAACTGAATGGATTTACCTTTACTAAAAACGGCTGGGTACAAAGCTATGGAAGCCGTTGCGTAAAACCTCCGATCATCTTCGGAGATGTTTCCAGACCTGAACCTATGACCGTATACTGGTCTCAATATGCTCAGTCACAAACCAATCAATGGGTAAAAGGAATGTTAACAGGTCCTGTAACCATATTACAATGGTCATTTGTACGAGATGATCAGCCCCGTTCTGAAACTTGTAAACAGATTGCTCTTGCCATTCGTGATGAAGTTCAGGATCTTGAAAAGGCAGGGATCAGAATTATTCAGATTGATGAACCCGCTATCCGCGAAGGTCTTCCGTTACGAAAAACAGACTGGCAAAATTACCTTAAATGGGCAGTAGAAGCATTTAAAATATCAGCAAGTGGAGTAGAAGATGCTACCCAGATTCATACTCACATGTGCTATTCGGAATTTAATGATATCATTAAGAATATTGCAGATATGGATGCCGACGTGATTACAATAGAGTGTTCAAGATCACAAATGGAGCTTCTACATGCTTTTGCAGATTTCAAATATCCTAATGAGATCGGTCCCGGAGTTTATGACATTCATTCTCCGAGAGTTCCTTCGAAAGAAGAAATGATTGAACTGCTGAAAAAAGCTCAGGATGTAATTCCTGCCAGTCAGCTTTGGGTCAATCCGGATTGTGGATTAAAAACCAGACATTGGGAAGAAACGGAAAAAGCGTTAATTGCTATGGTTGCTGCTGCTAAAGAAGCGTCTGTAGAATATGCATCTTAA
- a CDS encoding bacteriocin-like protein → MKNFKKLDRNELKSISGEGLLDPIGGLIGGLGGVVGGVIGGVGTIVGGVVGGVGSTVGGVIGGVGTVVGNALCQTQCVVNGVIHIKLLECGSTC, encoded by the coding sequence ATGAAAAATTTCAAAAAACTAGACAGAAACGAACTAAAATCTATTTCAGGAGAAGGATTACTTGATCCAATTGGAGGATTAATCGGTGGTCTAGGTGGCGTTGTTGGTGGCGTTATCGGAGGAGTAGGTACTATCGTTGGCGGTGTTGTTGGCGGTGTAGGTTCTACAGTAGGTGGAGTTATCGGCGGTGTTGGTACCGTTGTAGGAAACGCTTTATGCCAAACACAGTGTGTTGTTAATGGTGTAATCCACATCAAATTATTAGAGTGTGGTTCTACTTGCTAA
- a CDS encoding Crp/Fnr family transcriptional regulator — protein sequence MLLEKLFKEFNVEVNTFNTAESELFDQFFEKIQLKKNTFLIREGELEKYSYFIFNGIVRCWTLNHKGDEQTFWFCKEGSFSLSNISFTLQEKSTFNVQTITDCEIYKIDYQQAVQLYDAIPGLKTAFEDLTARLLNKLLSRNIDLIKYTPEQYYLQMMEEFGSTFNCIPLKDIASYLGITPQALSRIRKRIF from the coding sequence ATGCTTTTAGAAAAACTATTTAAGGAGTTCAATGTAGAGGTCAATACATTTAATACCGCTGAATCTGAACTTTTTGACCAATTTTTTGAAAAAATACAGCTTAAAAAAAACACATTTCTTATTCGGGAAGGTGAATTAGAGAAATACAGTTATTTTATATTCAATGGAATAGTACGATGCTGGACTTTAAATCATAAAGGTGATGAACAAACCTTCTGGTTTTGTAAGGAAGGTTCCTTTTCTTTGTCCAATATTTCATTTACACTTCAAGAAAAGTCAACTTTTAATGTGCAAACGATTACCGATTGCGAAATATATAAAATTGATTACCAGCAAGCAGTACAACTTTACGATGCGATTCCCGGTTTGAAAACAGCCTTTGAAGATTTAACAGCCAGATTGTTGAATAAGCTTTTAAGTAGAAATATCGACCTGATAAAATACACTCCCGAACAGTATTATTTACAGATGATGGAAGAATTTGGAAGTACGTTCAATTGTATTCCATTAAAGGATATTGCTTCCTATTTAGGGATTACTCCACAAGCTTTAAGCAGAATACGCAAACGGATTTTTTAA
- a CDS encoding fasciclin domain-containing protein, producing MNTRTKITVLAMVALSFAFSGKVTAQMMKEKTVMVGGAPMYPSKNIIENAVNSKDHKTLVAAVKAAGLVETLEGKGPFTVLAPTDAAFAKLPKGTVENLVKPENKAMLTSILTYHVLPGKYSAKEIWAAVKAGNGKSMMKTVQGEELTFWTKGKDLYVKDAKGNSARVTIADVNQSNGVIHVIDTVLMP from the coding sequence ATGAACACACGAACAAAAATCACAGTTTTAGCAATGGTAGCTTTATCGTTTGCTTTCAGTGGGAAGGTAACTGCACAAATGATGAAAGAAAAAACAGTAATGGTAGGAGGAGCTCCGATGTACCCTTCAAAGAATATTATTGAAAATGCCGTAAATTCTAAAGATCACAAAACGTTAGTGGCTGCGGTAAAAGCTGCAGGATTAGTAGAAACGTTAGAAGGAAAGGGTCCCTTCACTGTATTGGCTCCTACCGATGCTGCATTTGCAAAACTTCCGAAAGGAACGGTAGAAAACCTTGTAAAACCTGAAAATAAAGCGATGCTTACCAGTATTTTAACTTACCATGTTCTTCCTGGAAAATACAGTGCTAAAGAGATATGGGCCGCTGTAAAAGCAGGAAACGGAAAAAGCATGATGAAAACAGTACAAGGGGAAGAACTTACTTTCTGGACAAAAGGAAAAGACCTTTATGTAAAAGATGCTAAAGGAAACAGCGCCAGAGTAACCATTGCTGATGTTAACCAATCCAACGGTGTTATTCATGTAATTGATACGGTTCTGATGCCCTAA
- a CDS encoding Lrp/AsnC family transcriptional regulator, which produces MEQLDDKDLKLLKLLQNNAKLTVKELAKEVNLSPSPVFERVKRLEQEGFVKRYAAVLDAEKLNRGFTVFCQIKLKIHDRSVGYDFVKEILEIQEVAECYNISGDFDFLLKVQVRDMKHYQDFVFNKLGSVDSIGSTHSTFVMAEVKNNHGLTL; this is translated from the coding sequence GTGGAACAACTCGATGATAAGGATTTAAAACTCTTGAAACTGCTTCAGAACAATGCAAAACTGACAGTTAAAGAGCTGGCAAAGGAAGTTAATCTATCTCCGTCTCCTGTTTTTGAGCGGGTAAAAAGGCTTGAGCAGGAAGGTTTCGTGAAAAGATATGCTGCAGTTCTGGATGCAGAAAAGCTTAATCGTGGATTTACGGTGTTTTGTCAGATCAAATTAAAAATTCATGATCGGTCCGTGGGTTATGATTTTGTAAAAGAAATTCTGGAAATTCAGGAAGTTGCAGAATGTTACAATATTTCCGGAGATTTTGATTTTTTATTAAAGGTTCAGGTTCGGGATATGAAACACTATCAGGATTTTGTATTCAATAAGCTAGGCTCTGTAGATTCTATAGGGAGTACCCATAGCACATTTGTAATGGCTGAAGTAAAGAACAACCATGGACTGACTCTGTAA
- a CDS encoding GNAT family N-acetyltransferase, producing MIREIHERDYPLLMKIWESSVLNTHDFLKEEDFNYYKKEIPGYFEHVTLLGFEENGTLVGFMGIAEGNLEMLFIHNDYRGKGVGKKLIQYGINHLNVSKVDVNEQNAQAVGFYQYIGFRVLDRSALDNQGKEYPILHMGL from the coding sequence ATGATAAGAGAAATACATGAAAGAGATTATCCTTTGCTAATGAAAATCTGGGAAAGTTCTGTACTCAATACCCATGATTTTCTGAAAGAGGAAGATTTTAATTATTATAAAAAAGAAATTCCCGGTTATTTTGAACATGTTACTTTATTAGGGTTTGAAGAAAATGGAACTTTAGTTGGATTTATGGGAATTGCTGAAGGAAATCTTGAAATGCTGTTTATTCATAACGATTATCGTGGTAAAGGGGTTGGTAAAAAACTGATTCAGTATGGAATCAATCATCTAAACGTAAGTAAAGTAGATGTGAATGAACAAAATGCTCAGGCCGTGGGCTTTTACCAATATATCGGATTCCGTGTTCTTGATAGATCAGCATTAGATAATCAGGGTAAAGAATATCCTATTTTACACATGGGATTATAA
- the msrB gene encoding peptide-methionine (R)-S-oxide reductase MsrB produces the protein MTVAAGEYKAQTDHFKTKNPYYSRTAESPLKVSNTEWKKILKPELYQVAREGATETAFTGKYYELDEKGTYYCAVCGNALFLSTSKFATTCGWPSFYQPIRKNSVSYRKDTSYNMVRTEVLCGRCGSHLGHIFEDGPKPTGKRFCMNSICLDFIPTKK, from the coding sequence ATGACAGTTGCAGCCGGAGAATATAAAGCACAGACTGATCATTTTAAAACTAAAAATCCTTATTATTCCCGCACTGCTGAATCTCCACTGAAAGTAAGCAATACAGAATGGAAAAAGATTTTAAAGCCTGAACTCTATCAGGTCGCAAGAGAAGGAGCTACTGAAACCGCATTTACAGGAAAATATTATGAGCTTGATGAGAAAGGAACTTATTATTGTGCTGTATGTGGAAATGCACTCTTTCTTTCTACTTCAAAATTTGCTACCACTTGCGGATGGCCGTCTTTTTATCAGCCTATCCGTAAAAACAGTGTATCCTACAGAAAAGATACTTCTTACAATATGGTTCGAACAGAAGTTTTGTGTGGAAGATGTGGTTCTCACTTGGGGCATATCTTCGAAGATGGCCCAAAACCGACCGGAAAACGATTTTGTATGAATTCCATTTGTCTTGATTTTATTCCAACTAAAAAATAA
- a CDS encoding XRE family transcriptional regulator, translated as MSIFSNNIRSLRAKRKLSQQNVADDLTISRVRYSKYENGISEPPIELLIRISKYFHVSIDLLLSVDLQKYATEDMLKLPDNRIVLPVAVDDLGNDTIEIIPQKASMGYLEGYSDVGYIESLQRIALPFLNNGKYRAFPADGDSMPPFRNGSYIVGKYVEGIDELKPGKTYVFITQNDGITYKRFKEHKGNAICVSADNSFYEPYDIAFEDIVEIWQYASGIFPEDFEPGDYESYNFKEMFRELRQDIKELDKKVSTRRRKSSK; from the coding sequence ATGTCAATTTTTTCAAACAATATACGCTCTCTGAGAGCTAAGAGAAAGCTTTCTCAACAAAATGTAGCTGATGACCTTACGATCTCCCGAGTGAGATATTCTAAATATGAAAATGGAATTTCGGAACCTCCTATTGAACTTCTCATCAGGATATCCAAATATTTTCATGTGAGTATAGATCTGTTGTTGTCTGTGGATCTTCAAAAATATGCCACGGAAGATATGCTGAAGCTTCCGGATAATAGAATTGTTCTTCCTGTAGCAGTGGATGATCTTGGAAATGATACCATAGAAATCATTCCGCAGAAAGCTTCCATGGGATATTTGGAAGGATACAGTGATGTAGGATATATTGAAAGCCTTCAACGTATTGCCCTACCCTTTTTAAATAATGGTAAATACAGAGCATTTCCGGCAGACGGAGATTCGATGCCACCATTCAGAAACGGTTCTTATATTGTAGGAAAATATGTAGAGGGAATTGACGAACTGAAACCTGGAAAAACCTATGTTTTTATTACTCAAAACGATGGGATTACCTATAAGCGTTTTAAGGAACATAAAGGAAATGCGATCTGTGTAAGTGCAGATAATTCTTTCTATGAACCTTATGACATTGCATTTGAAGATATCGTAGAGATCTGGCAGTATGCGTCAGGAATTTTCCCGGAAGATTTTGAACCGGGAGATTATGAAAGCTACAATTTCAAAGAAATGTTCAGGGAATTAAGACAGGATATCAAAGAATTGGATAAAAAAGTGTCTACACGTCGTAGAAAGTCTTCGAAATAA
- a CDS encoding GTP-binding protein, protein MKKKLPVTVLSGFLGAGKTTLLNHILHNKQGLKVAVIVNDMSEVNIDARLVENQNTLSRTEEKLVEMSNGCICCTLREDLMEEVERLAHENRFDYLLIESTGISEPIPIAQTFTYIDEESGIDLSRFSYVDTMVTVIDGFNFMKDFASNERLMDRDLTDMEGDYRTIVNLLTDQIEFANVIILNKTDLIDPETLGFLKSALKKLNPDAAILESEFGQIDLKHIVNTKLFDFDKAQSSAGWQKELQSDHHTPETEEYGIGSLIFRDKRPFHPERLWEYLNHYPEGILRAKGLFWLASRPDDALNFSQAGGSFRLEKAGVWWSSMPLSQRAQYASFIENQEFIESRWDKNWGDRMNELVFIGQDLDKEQILQNLTHCLINDIEKELFDQKSDFEDPFPKHI, encoded by the coding sequence ATGAAAAAGAAACTTCCTGTAACGGTACTTAGTGGTTTTTTAGGAGCTGGAAAAACGACTTTATTAAATCATATTCTACATAATAAACAAGGCTTAAAAGTAGCTGTCATTGTCAATGATATGAGTGAAGTTAATATTGATGCCCGACTGGTAGAAAATCAAAACACCCTTTCAAGAACAGAAGAAAAACTGGTAGAAATGAGTAATGGATGCATCTGTTGTACATTAAGAGAAGATCTTATGGAAGAAGTAGAGCGTTTAGCTCATGAAAACCGCTTCGACTATCTTTTAATCGAAAGTACAGGAATCAGTGAACCTATTCCCATAGCACAAACTTTTACCTATATTGATGAAGAAAGTGGAATAGACCTTTCCCGTTTCAGTTATGTAGATACAATGGTAACAGTAATTGATGGCTTCAATTTCATGAAAGATTTTGCTTCGAATGAACGATTGATGGACCGTGATCTTACTGACATGGAGGGCGATTATCGTACCATTGTCAACCTTCTTACTGACCAGATTGAGTTTGCCAATGTGATTATTCTGAATAAAACAGATTTAATTGATCCGGAAACTCTTGGATTCTTGAAATCTGCACTTAAAAAACTAAATCCGGATGCTGCTATTCTGGAATCGGAATTTGGACAGATCGATCTGAAACATATTGTAAACACAAAACTATTTGATTTTGATAAAGCCCAGTCTTCCGCAGGCTGGCAAAAGGAATTGCAATCTGATCATCATACTCCGGAAACGGAAGAATATGGAATAGGTTCTCTGATATTTAGAGATAAAAGACCCTTTCATCCGGAAAGACTTTGGGAATATCTTAATCATTATCCGGAAGGCATATTAAGAGCTAAAGGGCTTTTCTGGCTTGCTTCCAGACCTGATGATGCATTGAATTTTTCCCAGGCTGGAGGCTCATTTCGCCTGGAGAAAGCAGGAGTTTGGTGGAGCAGTATGCCTTTGAGTCAAAGGGCACAATATGCTTCTTTTATAGAAAATCAGGAATTTATCGAAAGCAGATGGGATAAAAATTGGGGCGACAGAATGAATGAATTGGTTTTCATTGGACAGGATCTGGACAAAGAGCAAATTTTACAAAATCTCACTCACTGTCTAATCAATGATATTGAAAAGGAATTATTTGACCAAAAATCAGATTTTGAAGATCCATTTCCAAAACATATTTAA
- a CDS encoding alkaline phosphatase, which translates to MDRRKFLKGSVLLSGLLSLSPSELWSSKKNIAPPETGKAKNIIFLISDGMSLGTLSMADLYSRNILGKESHWLSLYHEKKVSRALMDTASASSVVTDSAAASSAFGGGIRVQNGVLNMGANGQTHFPIWQKYKKAGKKIGCVTTVTITHATPAGFCVNSAKRNAEPQIAEMYAELGIDILMGGGDEFFNPLKREDQKDLYSVYRKKKYQVLKNRDDLKTIKKEDKILGIFNTGALPYSIDKANLSEFENTPSLAEMTGAAIDHMKDHPEGFVLQIEGGKVDWAAHANDIAALIHDQLAFDDAVKKAIDFAEKDGNTLVIITTDHGNANPGIIYGTDATRNFNSISSYQYTNEYILNKIHKDHSAKDIKDWIYEANKLTLSDDEAKHLQSFYNGLEKEEGLYNYKKLPFKLYSEIQKSRNSVGWISMDHSGDYVEVAAYGPGSQLLQPYIKNTDLHYLMLEASPI; encoded by the coding sequence ATGGATAGAAGAAAATTTCTAAAAGGTTCAGTTTTACTTTCAGGATTATTATCCCTGTCACCCTCTGAACTTTGGAGTTCCAAAAAGAATATTGCTCCTCCAGAAACCGGAAAAGCAAAAAATATTATATTTCTAATCAGTGATGGAATGAGCCTTGGAACACTTTCAATGGCAGATCTTTATTCCAGAAATATTTTAGGAAAAGAAAGTCATTGGCTCAGTTTATATCATGAAAAAAAAGTTTCACGGGCACTAATGGATACTGCTTCTGCCAGTTCTGTTGTAACAGATTCTGCTGCCGCCAGTTCCGCTTTCGGAGGAGGAATAAGGGTACAGAACGGAGTATTAAATATGGGAGCTAATGGACAAACCCATTTTCCAATATGGCAGAAATATAAAAAAGCCGGAAAAAAAATTGGTTGTGTAACTACTGTAACCATTACGCATGCCACTCCTGCAGGTTTCTGCGTCAATTCAGCCAAAAGAAATGCAGAGCCTCAAATTGCTGAAATGTATGCAGAACTGGGAATAGATATTCTGATGGGAGGAGGAGATGAGTTTTTTAATCCATTAAAAAGAGAAGACCAAAAAGATCTCTATTCTGTTTACAGAAAAAAGAAATATCAAGTTCTGAAAAATCGTGACGATCTAAAAACGATTAAAAAGGAAGACAAAATATTAGGAATCTTCAATACAGGAGCTTTGCCTTACAGCATCGACAAGGCTAATCTTTCTGAGTTTGAGAATACTCCGAGTTTAGCAGAGATGACAGGAGCTGCTATTGATCATATGAAGGACCATCCGGAAGGTTTTGTTCTTCAGATAGAAGGAGGTAAGGTAGATTGGGCAGCTCATGCCAACGATATAGCCGCATTGATTCACGATCAACTGGCATTTGATGATGCTGTGAAAAAAGCAATAGATTTTGCTGAAAAAGATGGAAATACCCTGGTAATTATTACCACAGATCATGGAAATGCCAATCCAGGAATAATTTATGGGACAGATGCTACCAGAAACTTCAATAGTATTTCATCCTATCAATATACCAATGAATATATTCTGAATAAAATCCACAAAGATCATTCAGCTAAGGATATCAAAGATTGGATATATGAAGCAAACAAACTGACATTAAGCGATGATGAAGCCAAACACTTGCAAAGTTTTTATAATGGACTTGAAAAAGAAGAAGGACTTTATAATTATAAGAAATTACCGTTCAAGCTTTATTCAGAAATTCAGAAAAGCAGGAATTCAGTAGGCTGGATCAGTATGGATCACTCAGGAGATTATGTGGAAGTAGCAGCCTATGGGCCAGGAAGTCAGCTTTTACAGCCTTATATTAAAAATACAGATCTTCATTATCTAATGCTGGAAGCATCTCCTATATAA